The following are encoded in a window of Spea bombifrons isolate aSpeBom1 chromosome 2, aSpeBom1.2.pri, whole genome shotgun sequence genomic DNA:
- the ABHD11 gene encoding protein ABHD11: protein MPPLLLSLYARRTWTPSLLGRYFPTTTSRLHSYTHRQNHNGVVTLSYDIFEGTAPEPPLVLLHGLFGSKLNFQSIARALVRKTRRKVVTLDARNHGSSPHTDNITYFVMSADVRQILQQLCIPRCVLIGHSMGGKTAMTVALQEPQLVDRLVSVDISPSPTTPQSGFPEYIKAMQNVRLEGKMPRSTARRLAEEQLSLTVKEQAVRQFLLTNLVQENEQFRWRVNLEAISRHLQDLLDFPDFHDPYPGPALFLGGANSPYISSENFPEIERLFPYSTVEYIQGAGHWVHAEQTQEFLNAICNFLQMP, encoded by the exons ATGCCCCCTCTGCTGCTCTCACTCTATGCACGGCGTACCTGGACACCGAGCCTACTGGGGCGATACTTTCCGACAACTACATCGCGATTGCACAGCTATACGCATCGACAAAACCACAACGG GGTGGTGACTCTTTCCTATGACATATTTGAAGGAACAGCACCTGAGCCTCCTCTGGTCTTATTGCATGGTCTGTTTGGCAGCAAGTTAAACTTTCAGTCTATTGCTCGGGCCTTGGTACGCAAGACAAGGAGAAAG GTGGTGACACTAGATGCCCGTAATCACGGCAGCAGTCCACATACGGATAACATCACCTACTTTGTGATGAGCGCTGATGTGCGGCAAATTCTACAGCAGCTTTGCATTCCCCGTTGTGTTCTTATTGGACACAGTATGGGTGGAAAAACCGCAATGACCGTGGCACTGCAGGAG CCTCAGCTGGTTGACCGCTTGGTATCTGTGGACATCAGCCCCTCTCCTACTACTCCACAGTCCGGTTTCCCGGAATATATTAAAGCCATGCAGAATGTGCGTCTGGAAGGGAAGATGCCTCGCTCTACTGCACGGAGGTTAGCAGAGGAGCAGCTTAGTCTTACCGTGAAG GAACAAGCAGTTCGCCAGTTCTTGCTCACTAACTTGGTTCAAGAGAATGAGCAGTTCAGATGGAGAGTGAACCTGGAAGCCATCTCTCGTCACCTACAGGACCTTCTCGACTTCCCAGACTTCCATGATCCATATCCTGGACCTGCACTGTTCTTGGGAGGAGCAAATTCTCCATACATCAG CTCAGAGAATTTTCCTGAAATAGAACGACTATTTCCTTATTCAACTGTTGAATATATTCAAGGTGCTGGACACTGGGTACATGCCGAGCAGACACAGGAGTTCCTCAATGCCATTTGTAACTTTCTGCAGATGCCTTAA